Part of the Xanthomonas sp. SI genome is shown below.
GAGTGTGATTGCGCCCCGCAGCGCCCGGCCGAGCCCAGCCTGGAACTGCACCGGCTCAAGGCGCGGGTGCGGATCGAACGCAGCATCGTTGGCGCGATCCAGGTGCAGCAGGACGAGGTCGGCAGCGACCCGCTGCCGCTGCACATCGGCGACAGCATCGTCGACGCCTGCGCGCCGCAGCGCCAGGCGATCGGCGGCAGCGGCGGCGGCATCGCCCATGCCGAGCTGACCGTGCTGCGCAGCACCGTGTTCGGCCTGGTCGAAGTGCATGCGCTGCGCCTGGCCGAGAACAGCCTGTTCAACGACTGCCTCAACGTCGCCCGCCGCCAGATCGGTTGCCTGCGCTTCTGCCGCGTACCGCGTCACTGCCGTACTCCACGCCGCTATCGCTGCCAGCCCGACCAGGCCATCGCCGCGGTCCGCGACCTGCAGCTGCCACCGGTGCAGGAAGCCGCGCGCGTCGCCGGCGAGCAGCGCCGCCTGACCCCGCACTACGACGCGCGCCGCTACGGCCATCCCGGCTATGCGCGGCTGTCGCGCGACAGCGCCGAGGAACTGCGTCGCGGCGCCGACGACGGCGCCGAACTGGGCGTGTACCACCACCTGTACGCAGCGCAGCGCGAGGCCAACCTGCGCGCGCGCCTGCACGACTCCACCCCGGCCGCGACCTCGGTCGGCCTGTTCTTCGCCGATTGACTCGAAAAGGACGCAACCATGAAAGGCGACTTCTCGCGGGTGAGCTTCGACCCCCGCCATCACTTCAGCCAGGTACTGCTGCAACAAGGCCGCGTGACCCTGGATGCCGATCCCAACGAACAGGGCGCGATCCTGCTGCATTACCTGCGCACGCTCGCCCGCGACCTGTTCGGCGCCTACGGCGGGCCAGTCGATCATCTCGGCTTCGGACTGCAGATCGACGCCAGCGGCGAAGCGCCGGTGCTGCGCATCGATGCCGGCCGCTACTACGTCGACGGCATCCTGTGCGAGAACGAGGGCTGCGACTACGGCAACCAGCCGTACTACCGGCCGCAGCCAAGCGACGAGCAGCACAGCGGCGACGCGCTGAGCGACTGGCTGCAATCGCGCGAACGCGGTGACCAGCGCTACTGGCTCTACCTGGACGTGTGGGAGCGCCACGTCACCGCGATCGAATACCCACACCTGCGCGAGACGGCGCTGGGCGGTCCCGATACCTGCAGCCGCCTGCAGGTGGTATGGCAGGTGCGTGCGCTGGACCTGGCGGCGCTGCCCAAGCGACTGGATGCACGCAGCGCGCGGCTCAAGCAGCGGCTGGAGCACACCCAGGATCCGCACGAACGCGAGCGCCTGGAGCGCGCGCTGGAACGCGCGCAGCGCGCTAGCGAGGCGCTGCAGGAAGAGGGCGGCGATGTCTGCTCCGCACCGCTGGAGGCGCTGGCACGCGACGCGTTGCCACAGTTGGCCGCACGCGTGGACCCGGGACAGCGGCTGGACGACCCGTGCCTGGCCGCGCCCGATGCGGCCTACCGCGGCGTCGAGAACAACCTGTACCGCGTCGAGATCCACCGCGGCAGCGACAACGGCGCGCAGCCGACCTTCAAATGGTCGCGCGACAACGGCAGCGTCGCCAGCGCCTGCCTGTCCGCGCAGGGCGAGCACCTGCAGTTGGCCAGCGCGCGCGGTTTCGCTGCCGGGCAGTGGGTGGAATTGAGCGACGAGCGCGACGACCTGCAGGCGCGGCCGGGCGCCCTGTATCTGATCGACGCCATCGACAGCGACGCGCTGCTGCTGGACGGCGCGCCGGCATGGGACACGGACGCCGTGCACCCCAAACTGCGGCGCTGGGACCAGTCGGCCTACGGCGACGTGACACTGGTCGACGGTGCGGTGCCGATCCCCGCGGCCAAGGACGCGCAAGCGCAATGGATCGACCTGGAGGACGGCGTGCAGATCCGCTTCGCCGCCGATGCCGACTATCGCAGCGGCGACTACTGGCTGATCCCCGCGCGCGTGGCCAGCGGCGGCATCGACTGGCCGACCCTGGCCGACGGCAGCGCAACGGCGCAACCGCCGCGCGGCATCGAGCATCACTACGCACCACTGGGCGTGCTCGGCATGCAGGCCACCGGCGGCGGCATCGGCGTCACCCAATCCTGCAGCTGCAGCGTGACCCCGATGAACAGCTGCAGCCTTGGCGGCGAACGCGATGCGCTCCCCCGCGGCGGCGGCAACGGCAACGCCACGCCGGGCAAGAAGACCCCGGCCAAGCCCAAACCGCATACCTGACCCTGCATCCGCGACGGATCGCCCACCGCGCTTGACCCGTCAGCCCACACCACCTATCTTGCGCATGCCGAAGGTATCCATCGCTTCATTCGGATGAAGGGATGGATTTAAACGGGAATCCGGTGAAGGCTGGCGCCGCAAGCGTCCGCCCATTCCGGAGCTGCCCCGCAGCGGTGAATGGAAACGACCTCCGTCAATGGCACTGGGCCGGCGCATGCCGGCCTGGGAAGCGGCGGACAGTAGGCGCGCAGCCGGCACGGTGCGCTCGTCCATCAGCCCGAATACCGGCCCCGGCCGGAGGACCTGTGCGTCCTCCGATTCGACCTGGCGTCTCCGCGGGGAGGCGGCCGGAAGCCGTGCCGTGGCCCTGCGCCGCGCCGCGCTCTTCCGCCTGCCCGCGTGGCGCCGGTTCGCCCGCGGGGGCGAAGGTCGCTGGCGTGGCGGGCGTCCCGTGCGAACGGGCGGACGGCGCGCGGTTCCTTCGTTCCTCAATGCCTATGAACGCAATGAGGAAACGCAAATGACGATCGTGACCAACCTGGGCTTCCCGCGCATCGGTGCGCGGCGCGAGCTCAAGCGTGCGCTGGAAAGCTACTGGCGCCGCGAAACGGATGAGGCAAGCCTGCAAGACACCGCGCGGCAGCTACGCCAGCGGCATTGGCGGCTGCAGGTCGAGGCCGGGGTGGATCTTCCGCCCAGCAACGACTTCAGCCTGTACGACGCGATGCTCGACACCGCGTTCCTGTTCGATGCGATCCCGCAGCGCTACCGCGCGCTGGCCGATGCCGATCCGCTGGCCGGCTACTTCGCAATGGCGCGCGGCTCGCAGGAGAACG
Proteins encoded:
- a CDS encoding DUF6519 domain-containing protein, which encodes MKGDFSRVSFDPRHHFSQVLLQQGRVTLDADPNEQGAILLHYLRTLARDLFGAYGGPVDHLGFGLQIDASGEAPVLRIDAGRYYVDGILCENEGCDYGNQPYYRPQPSDEQHSGDALSDWLQSRERGDQRYWLYLDVWERHVTAIEYPHLRETALGGPDTCSRLQVVWQVRALDLAALPKRLDARSARLKQRLEHTQDPHERERLERALERAQRASEALQEEGGDVCSAPLEALARDALPQLAARVDPGQRLDDPCLAAPDAAYRGVENNLYRVEIHRGSDNGAQPTFKWSRDNGSVASACLSAQGEHLQLASARGFAAGQWVELSDERDDLQARPGALYLIDAIDSDALLLDGAPAWDTDAVHPKLRRWDQSAYGDVTLVDGAVPIPAAKDAQAQWIDLEDGVQIRFAADADYRSGDYWLIPARVASGGIDWPTLADGSATAQPPRGIEHHYAPLGVLGMQATGGGIGVTQSCSCSVTPMNSCSLGGERDALPRGGGNGNATPGKKTPAKPKPHT